A segment of the Allosaccharopolyspora coralli genome:
GAGCGCCGGGTCGGTCTGGATCTCGGCGGTGACTGCCCTGAGCATCGTGTCGTGTGCGGCGTCGTTCATCTCCGCCACCGTGGCCAGCAGCAGTGCCTCGAGATCGTTCGCCAGCTGGCCGGTATCCGGCACCTGGATCTCACCGTTCGGGGCCGAGCTGGAAGCCAGCAGCGCATCGAAGAGAATGGCCGCCGGCGACGGCCAGGAACGGTACAGCGTCTGCTTGCTGACCTGGGCGCGAGTGGCGATGCCTTCCATCGTCAACCGGGCGAAGCCGATCTCTCCGACCATCGCCAGGACGGCTTGGTGCACTCGGGTGACCGTTCGAGGGCGTGCCATGGTGACCAGCCTACAAAAACGAGACGGTGCGTCCAGTTTCCGTGTACGGTGTGAACGTATGACGACGCAGACGTGGATGATCACCGGAGCGAACCGTGGCCTCGGTCGAGCACTCACCCGACTGGCGCTGGAGGCAGGGCATTCCGTCATCGCCACGGTTCGGGGTGAGCACTCGCTGACCGCGCACGAGCGACTGGTGGTGCACCGGCTCGACGTTCGCGACCGCGACGGTGCTCGAGCTGCTGTAGACCGGGCGGTCGAGCACTTCGGACATCTCGATGTGCTGGTGAACAACGCCGGCTACGGCCTGGTCGGCGCGATCGAAGAGCTCGGCGAACAGGACGCGCGGGAGATCATCGAGACGAACCTGCTCGGCCCGCTCTGGCTGGCACAGGCAGCGCTGCGGCCGATGCGTATTCGGGGGAGTGGGCAGATCGTGCAGATATCCACGGTGGGCGCTGTGGGGACGATGCCGACGCTGGGGGCCTACAACGCTTCGAAATGGGGGCTGGAGGGCTTCAGCGAAGCACTGGCTGCGGAAGCGCGAGACTTCGGCATTCGCGTGACCATCGCGGAGCTCGGTGGCGTCGGCACCGAGTGGCGACGGGCAGCATGCGGTTCGCCACGCCCGATCCCGCGTACGACGAAATCCGCACTCAGTTGTTCGGCACGTCCGAGGTGCCCTGGCCCGGTGTCGACGGCACGGGCGGTGGTACTCCCGTCGCGGAGGCCGCAGCGGCAATCGTGCGCCACATCGCGGACGCGGAGGACGAGCGGCTTCGGCTCATCGTCGGTGACGACGCGCCGGAGCAGATACGGACTGCCGTTGCGGCTCGCACGGATGACTATCGGCGAGACTGGCGATACCTCGCGCTGGAGCGTCCATAGTGTGGATCTGGTGCTGAGCGCGGGCGGTGGGGTCTTGCGCGAGCATCGCGCCCTCCATGATCTAGACGACTTCGCGCGCGACGAGGCCACGACGCCGTAGTCGGTGACGAGCTCGGCGACCCATTTGCGAGTATTGTTGGTTCCGTATTCCAGGGCAGCCGTGTGAGAGCGCTTTTGGAAGAGCAATTGTCAATACCTGTGGATGAAGTTTGTTTAGGCTGCTGAGGGTGGGGCGTGGTCGTCGGGGCGTTCGATGAGTTGGCCGGCTGTGAAGCGGGCGCCGGCGCGGACGAGGGCCACGAGGTGGGGTGCGTTGATCGCGCGCCAGCGGGTTTGGGCGGATTCGATGAGCTTGAATGCCATGGCCAGCCCGGCAGCCCGCGAGCCGGGTCCCTTGGTGACCTTCGTTCGATGCCGCACGGTCGCGAAGGTCGACTCGATCGGGTTGGTGGTGCGCAGGTGTTGCCAGTGTTCGGCCGGGTAGTCGAAGAACGCGAGTAGCTCGTCGAGGTCGTCGGTGAGCTTGGCGACGGCCTTGGGAAACTTCGCGCCGTAGGTGGTCTCGAAGGCGGTCACGGCCTCACGCGCGTGGTGTTTGTCCTCGGCGTTCCAGATCTCGGCCAGGGCCTTTTTCGCGCCGGGTTGGGCGGATTTCGGCAGGGCGGCCAGCACGTTGCCGGTCTTGTGGAACCAGCACCGCTGCTCGGCCGTGGTCGGGAAGACCTCGCGCAGTGCGCCCCAGAACCCGAGGGCCCCGTCGCCGATGGCCAGGGTCGGGGCGCGCATGCCGCGGCGGGCGCAATCGCGCAGCACATCGGCCCAGGACTCGGTGGACTCGCGGTAGCCATCGGCCAGCGTGATGAGTTCCTTGCGGCCGTCGGCGCGGACACCGATGAGCACCAGCAGGCAGAGTTTGTGCTCGTCGAGGCGGATGTTGACGTGAATGCCGTCGGCCCACACATACACGTAGTCCACTGCGGACAGATCGCGTGCGGCGAAGGCTCGTTGTTCGGCCTTCCACTGCTCGGTGAGCTTCGTGATCACCGTCGACGACAGGCCCTTGGTCGAGCCGAGGAACTGTCCCAGCGCGGGCACGAAATCCCCGGACGAGAGGCCGTGCAGGTACAGCAGCGGCAACACCTCGGTGATCTTGGGTGACTTGCGGGCCCACGGCGGCAGGATCGCCGAGGAGAACCGCTTGCGCTCGCCAGTGTCGGGGTCGATGCGCTTGTCATTGACCCGCGGGGCGGTGACCTCGACAGCACCGGAGCTGGTCAGCACCTCACGCGGTTGGTGCGAGCCGTTGCGCACCACCAGCCGGTGACCGTGCTCGTCACGCTCTCCGGAGTGCTGGGAGATATAGGCATCCACCTCGGCCTGCAGAGCCTCAGCCAACATCCGCCGAGCACCCTCACGAGCAATCTCATCCAGCAACGACGAGGGCGACGAGCCCTGTGTCGAGCCATCATTACCAGAAGTGGGATCAGGGACTACGCTAAGCATGGGTCGTACCTTCCCGACCAGCGCTGCAACGCCGGTCATGCTTGAGAACCTTCACTCGATCACTGGGAAGGTACGCCCCCTCCCAGCCGATCCACAGGTCCCAAGCATTGCTCCTTTTGGAACTTGGGGAGGACGTTCCGGTCGCGTTGACGAACGAGAAAGAGAAATACACATGTCTCGCTCATTGAGACAATTAATTGATCGGAGCAGACGCTCAGAGCCTGTTCCTAATCTTGGGTGAGGCGTTTGCTGGTGGTGTGGATCATGGCCCAGCGGACGATGGCTTCGTGGTGTTGGGGTAGGCGTTCGTAGTCGCGTACGCAGCGGCGGTGCTGGTTGATCCAGGCGAGGCTGCGTTCGACGACCCATCTGCGGTGTAGGACGACGAAGCCGACTTGGCCTGCGAGTTTGGCGACGATGTCGATGCTGATCCCGAACAGGGTTCTGGCCCAGTCGATCAGGGTGCCGGTGTAGCCGGAGTCGGCCCACAGGTGCCGCACGCTCGGGCAGAGGTAACGCAGCCGTGTGAGGAGGTGCCGGGCGGCGACGCGGTCTTGGACGCCGGCGCCGGTGACCAGCACGCAGATCAGCAGGCCAGCGGTATCCACAGCGATGTGGCGTTTACGGCCGTTGATCTTCTTTCCCGCGTCGAACCCGCGGGTACCGGCACCGACGGTCTCGGCGGCTTTGACCGAGGCCGAGTCGATGATGCCCGCGCTCGGAGCGGCGTGACGACCTTCGGTCAGCCGTGCTCGGTCTCGCAGAGCGTCAAGCAGGTCCTGGGTGGCTTCCTGCCGTTCCCAGTCGGCGAAGTGGTTGTACACAGTGGACCACGGCGGGAAATCCGCTGGCAGGGCGCGCCATTTGATCCCGTTGTCGACCACGTACAGAATCGCGTCGACGATCTCGCGGCGGCAGTGCTTGGCCCGGCGGCCACCCCGACCGGCCAGCCACCCCGGCGTCGGCAGTAACGGCTCGATCACAGCCCACTGAGCATCGGTCATATCCGACGGGTAGCGCTGCGACCTACACGAAGGACGGTGCGTGGTAGCCAACAGGCAACACTCACGACCCCGCACGCCAGGTATCGACAGGCTCAGGCACGATGGCACCCGGGACTCCTCGGTAGAGCGACTGATTAGACACCACTCGATCTACCAGGAGTCCCTCTCCTTCCCCGCAGCGCCCCATCAGCCCAAGATCAGTTCAGGAACAGGCTCTCAGAGGCCGCGCGGTTTGGGGCTGTGGCCAGGTACGGTGCGTCGACGTGTTGCCTGCCACGTACGCAGACCGGCCACAGAACCACCTACGCAGATCAATCCGCGCGCCCTGCACGTGACGGTGTCGGGATCTCTCGGGTCGGTGCCGAGTAGGATCATTTTCGCCACCCAGTTCATTCGTTTCAGCGGTGCTCGGCCGGGGCCGATACGTGCACCTGGCCTGTCGAGGAGGAAAGGAACCACAATGGTTGTCGGCTGGTTGCGTCGGCGCTGGTCCCCGCAGCGCTCAGCCCGCCCGAGCGCCACTGCCTATCTGCCACCCACGCCGCTGTCCGGTGGCGTGATCAGCCTCCAGGTGCACGATGAGCAGGAACGGCTGCAACCCGACGCGACGGTTACGGTCACGGACCGGTTCAACCGGCAGGTCGCTACGGGCGAAACCGACACATACGGCTCGTATCTCACGATGGTCCCGCCGGGTCCACACAAGGTCACCGTCAGCGCGGGCGGCTACAAGAGCAAGATCGAGCGCGTCGAGGTCGGCGTCAACGAGCACCACTCGCTCGGGAGCGTGACGATCGAGCCGGACGATTCGTTGGCCTTGCCCGAACCGGGCCTGTGGACGTTCGACCAGGCTCACACCGAAGTGCGTTTCACCGCTCAACACATCGGCATGTCGAAGATCCACGGCGGATTCCTGAACTTCGACGGTCAGATCCGGGTGCAGTCGCCGTTCGAGTACTCCGAGGTCGACGTCACCATCGACGCCGCCAGCATCACCACCGGCGTGCCGCAGCGGGACGAGCACCTGCGCTCGCCCGACTTCCTCGACGTCGCCAGGCATCCGACGCTGCAGTTCAGCAGCGAGCGCCTCGTTCCGGTCAGCGGCGACCGGTGGAAGGTGCGCGGGGCCCTGACGCTGCGCGACACCACCAGCCCCGTCGAACTCGACACCCGGTACCTGGGCCTGCGCTCCTGGAACGGAATCAGGGCTGCGTGCGTGTGCAGGACGGAGCTGCGGCGTGAGGACTACTCGGTGAACTGGCAGCAAACCCTCGCCAAAGGCATCGCCGTCGTCGGCCCGACCATCCAGATCGAGCTCGACGTGCAAGCGGTCCTGCAACAGTGAACCCTCGGTGCCGAAGCCGTCACACCGGAATGCCACCAGGGGGGGTGCCTCTTCCGGGCTCCACGCCGCGCGGGACCATGGGACGCGTGGAACAGCAGCAGCAGCGACGTGAAGCGCGCACGGCCGGGACCGTATGCGCCGCGCACGTCGGATTCGGCGCCGACGACGACGCGGCCAAGGTCGC
Coding sequences within it:
- a CDS encoding TetR/AcrR family transcriptional regulator, with translation MARPRTVTRVHQAVLAMVGEIGFARLTMEGIATRAQVSKQTLYRSWPSPAAILFDALLASSSAPNGEIQVPDTGQLANDLEALLLATVAEMNDAAHDTMLRAVTAEIQTDPALATDLRTRLLDPQLRAVAARLAEAGVQDPAAITELLYGPMFHRWLLRTGPLDTDWAQAHLQRVLKAIDWSTSSP
- a CDS encoding SDR family NAD(P)-dependent oxidoreductase encodes the protein MTTQTWMITGANRGLGRALTRLALEAGHSVIATVRGEHSLTAHERLVVHRLDVRDRDGARAAVDRAVEHFGHLDVLVNNAGYGLVGAIEELGEQDAREIIETNLLGPLWLAQAALRPMRIRGSGQIVQISTVGAVGTMPTLGAYNASKWGLEGFSEALAAEARDFGIRVTIAELGGVGTEWRRAACGSPRPIPRTTKSALSCSARPRCPGPVSTARAVVLPSRRPQRQSCATSRTRRTSGFGSSSVTTRRSRYGLPLRLARMTIGETGDTSRWSVHSVDLVLSAGGGVLREHRALHDLDDFARDEATTP
- a CDS encoding IS256 family transposase encodes the protein MLSVVPDPTSGNDGSTQGSSPSSLLDEIAREGARRMLAEALQAEVDAYISQHSGERDEHGHRLVVRNGSHQPREVLTSSGAVEVTAPRVNDKRIDPDTGERKRFSSAILPPWARKSPKITEVLPLLYLHGLSSGDFVPALGQFLGSTKGLSSTVITKLTEQWKAEQRAFAARDLSAVDYVYVWADGIHVNIRLDEHKLCLLVLIGVRADGRKELITLADGYRESTESWADVLRDCARRGMRAPTLAIGDGALGFWGALREVFPTTAEQRCWFHKTGNVLAALPKSAQPGAKKALAEIWNAEDKHHAREAVTAFETTYGAKFPKAVAKLTDDLDELLAFFDYPAEHWQHLRTTNPIESTFATVRHRTKVTKGPGSRAAGLAMAFKLIESAQTRWRAINAPHLVALVRAGARFTAGQLIERPDDHAPPSAA
- a CDS encoding IS5 family transposase; translation: MTDAQWAVIEPLLPTPGWLAGRGGRRAKHCRREIVDAILYVVDNGIKWRALPADFPPWSTVYNHFADWERQEATQDLLDALRDRARLTEGRHAAPSAGIIDSASVKAAETVGAGTRGFDAGKKINGRKRHIAVDTAGLLICVLVTGAGVQDRVAARHLLTRLRYLCPSVRHLWADSGYTGTLIDWARTLFGISIDIVAKLAGQVGFVVLHRRWVVERSLAWINQHRRCVRDYERLPQHHEAIVRWAMIHTTSKRLTQD
- a CDS encoding YceI family protein: MVVGWLRRRWSPQRSARPSATAYLPPTPLSGGVISLQVHDEQERLQPDATVTVTDRFNRQVATGETDTYGSYLTMVPPGPHKVTVSAGGYKSKIERVEVGVNEHHSLGSVTIEPDDSLALPEPGLWTFDQAHTEVRFTAQHIGMSKIHGGFLNFDGQIRVQSPFEYSEVDVTIDAASITTGVPQRDEHLRSPDFLDVARHPTLQFSSERLVPVSGDRWKVRGALTLRDTTSPVELDTRYLGLRSWNGIRAACVCRTELRREDYSVNWQQTLAKGIAVVGPTIQIELDVQAVLQQ